The DNA region AATAAGGTTCGTAGTGTAAATGATTTTTCTGATTTCTAAAGGGAATTCATAGAAAGCTGTAAGTTCTTCCCAGTTGTCCCTCCAGCTTTTAATAGCGTAAGAGTACTTGTGTTCCCATTTCTGGGCAAAGTCCTCCAGAGCGGCTTTTGCTGCGCTTTTGGTAGGTGCATCATAGATGCTTTTCATATCCTTTGTAAACTCCTTCTTGTCCTTCCAAACCACATAGCGACAAGCATTTCTAATTTGATGCACCACACAGATTTGGGTCTTGGATTCAGGAAAAACGTTTTTAATGGTGTCGGTAAAACCGTTAAGATTATCTGTGGCCGTGATAAGCAAATCCTGAACGCCTCTGGCTTTCATATCGGTTAGTACACTCATCCAAAAGGCTGCCGATTCATTCTTACCCAGCCAAAGCCCTAGGACTTCCTTTTTACCGTCTCTACGTAGTCCTACGGCAATGTACATGGTTTTGTTAATGACTTTGGAGTTCTCCCGAACCTTAAATACAATGCCATCCATCCAAGTAATTAAATATACGGGCTCCAATGGCCTGTTCTGCCAGGCAACAATATCATTGGTAACTTTATCCGTGATGCGGGATATGGTGGATGTGGATACATCAAAATCGTAGACTTCACGGATCTGTTCTTCGATATCGGAATTACTCATGCCCTTAGCATAAAGGCTGATAATCACATTTTCTATGCCATCGACCATGTTGGTGCGTTTAGGGACGAGCATGGGGTTAAAAGAGGCTTCTCGGTCTCTGGGAACTTTAATATTGGTCTCGCCCAATGCCGTTTTTATCTTTTTGGAAGCGTAACCGTTACGGGTATTGCTGTTATCGGATTGTTGGTGCCTTTCATAATCCAGATGCGCATCAAGCTCGCCTTCAAGCATCTTTTCAATGCCCCGCTTTTGGATGGATTTTAGAAAGGAGGTTAGTTCGTCTCCTGTTTTGAACTGTTTTAAAAAGTCGTCGTTTAGAAAATCTTCTTTCTTCATAAGTGTATAAAATTTAAAATTAAACAAAAAAATATCGAGAGCTGTTAACCCTCGATATTTAAACTTTACACACTTAGTGAGATACTACCTTTTTTATTTTATTCGATGGAAGCAACATGTTTATCTTGGCGCATTCAGAAAATAGCATCATTAATAGCAAATGCTATTTTGTGTTAGATAGTTGTAATCATGTTGTTCCATTACTGACAATATTTTCTAATTAAGCATATCAGGAGTAACATAGTTCCCTTTACTCTGAAAGCTATAGCCCCAAGAACCTCCTGTTACAGTAAACTCAGATCCATTCCAGGACAATGTTATTGAAGTGGAAAATGGTGCGTAATTGGAAATTACAGCTGCAAGTTCGTAATCACAAGAACCATAATAATACATCCCAGCTGGTGTAAAATTAATAATTTTAGCTTTGGAGTCCCCAGAGTATCCAGGTTGGTAATAGCCATTTGCCTCTGTACTTTTGCTTTGAATATATTTAGTACAGTCTGGTGCCCATTGTTCGCCAGAAACTGTTATGCGCGCATATGCATACGAACCACTCCCATAGAGTCCTTTTCGAGTTAACATGATTTCGTCATAAAAAAAAATATTAAACGTTGTTGAACAGTCTTCTGTAGCATTTTTAATGTTTGATTTTTTTTACATATTGGTTTCGTCAGAACTACAATTTCGTATATAATTTATTTCACTAAGATTAGATAAAATCTCATCATATATCAATTCTTTACCACTAAAAACAGCATTGGTGAAAAATTTTTTACCATGATAGTCCCATTCTAATCGCAGCAATTGATATTGTGAATCAGGTATTTGAGCAACACGAAATTTGATTATGTCTTTTTGCCTTTTTATTTCATCTACCACTTCTGGTTTTTTCATGTTGTTGATAGTAAAAGGTTGCTTTATTACAAATTCATTTAGGGTGTTTTTATCTTTTCCAACGTAAATGGGTAAATATGTCTTTTCCGTAATAGGTGTATTTAAAATATTGTCAATTGTAGATTCATCACTACTTATTATTTCATAACCCGTCAAAAACAAACCATAAGGGTTTATCTTTACTAGGCTTTTATCTTCCATTATCATCTGTAAAAAATCTTTTTGGGTTTTAATAACCGAATCTATTTTTTTTGTTACAGTTTGGTTACGGTAATCTTCATAAGAAATAAGTGTTGAAAGGTCTGGAAGACTGGATTGTGTGAGTACTTTATTAGATCTAACTTTACCCGTGGTATCATTGTTGCAACTTGAAAATAATATTAAGCTTAAAATGACTGTGGAATAAAGGCAGCAAGTTTTCATTGTCGTAAAGTTTTTATAACAGATTTTAAATATAAAAAAATAGAAAATAAAATCCTACAAAATTTAATTAAAAATGAGTTTATTGAAATTTAGATTTATTCAGTAGTGGCAGCAAGAGTTATTTTATTTGGCATTTCGATAATCTTAAATCAGAAAAAATATTGAATAAAAAAATCTCGAGGGCTATTTCTCGAGATTTTTTATAATATAAAAAATTAAAACAATAAACTTACTACTTGCTTAATGTAAAAGACGCAAACGTCATATATCTATTAATATTTACTGGCTCGGCATCTGGGTTGCTAGGGTCAATACCATTTGTTGCTGCAAGTCCAATAGCTATATCCGTAAAATCTTCTGTGAGGGTAAATTCTATTGTATAGGTATTTGCTGGACCAGATATACGAGCAAAGCCAAGTGTAGATGATGCGGTTTCAACATCTTTAACATCAGGTAGGGTGTTGCCCAAGGCTACTGTTGCGTATACTTGATCGTTTACACCGTTGTAATTGTTGCCTTCTGTAACAACTTTATAAGTGTAAGTTCCTGGCGTTAATCGCATTTTTTGGTACACCTTTGCATTGACCAATTTGGGTTCGCCATAGCCACTCACTAGATTGAATATACCACCGCCACTATTATTGTCATAAACTCCGTAACCGTTGTGGTTCAAAGCACCTTCGTTATGAATCCAATCTTTTGGAGTGCCATATCTAATTCCGCTAAATTCTGCAACAGCAAATGGTTTTACTCCATTTTTAAAGTATGGAGGTTTAGAGATGGGAACTGAAGGTGTTATTACTTTGTAATCTGTATAAAAGGTGTCAATAGCTGTTTCTTCTGGCAAGAAGGCTGTACGGTATTTAAAGGTGTTACCGTTTGTAAATTTCTCCAGAGTGATCGATTCTGTTTCAGTGGGAACTTCAATGGTTATTAGGTCGCCATCACTATCTACATACTCCAATTCAGAGAACAAGATACCAGAAGTAAGATCAACTGGTGCAAATTCAACAAAGGCAGATTGGCTTTCTTCTTGTAAATCTTGTTTTATAAGCGGTCTGTTAATTAATGAGTTCTGGTATCTATTGCCATAAACTTTTCCTGTAATAAAAACAGGAATAGAACTGTTATTATCGTCATCGAATGTTTGTATTTCAAAATTGTAAAGGTTTTCTTCTAACCCGTCAATAATATAACTAACAGGTTTGGCTATATCTTCTTTGTTTACGGGTATAACGGTACTTTCCTTTTTGTTAGCCCAATAAACTTTTACAGAAGTTACTTTAGGGTCTGGGCTAAGTAGTCCGTTAAGCTTAATACGGTTTTTACCGGAAAATGTTTTTAAAGAGTCTATTTTGCCTGTGTATATTATCTCTCCATCAGAAACAAATTTCTTGTAATCATCCTCTTCTTGGTTCGAGCATGAAGAAAGGGCTAAAATGCCCGCAATAACAAAAGTTATGCGAAGTAGCTGTATTGTTTTTATAATATCAATCATTTTTTAATTAAATTTTAATTTTCAATTTATATTAACGGGTATCTCCGTATACTCTCATTTCGGCAATGGCTAAACGCCCAGAACCAGCCCAATTTTCTAAGTTGTTAATTCTAAGATACCTGTATTTGGGCGCTGTAATAGGGATAGGCCAATTGAATCCGTCTTGGGCAAATTCTATATCCTCGTTGTTCTGTTGGGTAAGAGGTAGCCCTGATGGTTTAATTACTTCGTAGGTACCCAACAATTCCCAACTGTCCCAACTGCCGTTGGTGTTTGGAGAGTTGGAACCCCATATCTCAAATTTTCTCATGTTAAATTGCCAATAGTAGAAAAAGCCACTGGACGTTTGTTGTGGATAATCCCAAATTTTTACACGGCTTATTTTTACTTCTTGTCCTAGGTCAATGGTAAAGGCGTGGGGTGGTGGTGGGGCAGCGTCAGTGATATAAATTCTGGGCCAACCTCTAAAGTTATTGTCAAAAAGCCTGTCTAGACCAAACCCAAAATCGTCTGTAGGAGCATCTCCAGGTAATGGATAACCACTGTATTGAGTTCTTGGTATTTCAGTTTCATAAATAGGCTTTATGGTTTGAAACAAGGTGTCTGAAGTGTTTAAAAACCTATCGCGAATAGTGAATGCAAACTCGTAATCCAGAGTATCTAACCCTCTTATGGTTCTAAAAATTTCATTTGTAGAGGTGTAAATGCTATTGCCATTGGTAACCCAATCGCCGTTATCGTCTTTTTCCATCACTAATATGGCTATGTCTGTACGGTCTGGGTTGTCTGCTTCTACAAATAGCCCTCCAAAATCAGGCCCTACCTCGAGGCTTCTAAAAATATCAAATAAGGGAGATTCTTTTGGGTTTATTGTTACCACAACTGGATCGGACTCAACTTCGTTTCTGCTAACTGAATACAGAGTTATGTCTCTGGGACCAGCTTCGGCAAATCCATCAATGACCAAAGATTTTTTGTAGTATGAAGATTTCACCTCCATATCGGTTCCATTATCAAGTTTGTAAATGGCTTTAACATACAATAAGTTATCATCATCTGGTAAAGCGTAATTGATTTCTGATTTTCCTGATAGATTTGTAACCGTTATGTTGGTTACCTGGCCAGGTACAGAGTTGTCATTACTTAAAGGGGAGTGTTCGTTTTGATCGTCACTACAAGACATTTGCATGGCAAGGCAAACTATAGCTAAGCAGTATTTTAAGATAATATTTTTCATATTCATTATTTTTTATGGTTTTACCAACCAGGATTTTGAACGAGATTTGGATTTTGTAAAAGTGTGTTTTCTGAAAGCGGCCATAGGTAATCTCGGGGTGCTACAAACTTTTGAAGCTCTAAAGTTCTTATTTGGTAATATTCTTCTTGTGTAACGCCTAAATAGTTCCAACCTGTAATGTCTTTGTTTAACTCTTCAGATGCTTTTTTCCATCTTCTTAAATCCCAAAAACGTTGGCCTTCAAAGGCTAGTTCGATTAAACGTTCTTGATGAAGTATTTCCCTCATGCCTTCTTTAGTGGTATATTTTGATGGGTTTACAGAAAAATTAGTCCAGGATTCTGCAATACCTTCAAGACCTGCTCTTTGTCTAACTCTGTTGGCATACTCAAGAACATTGGCCGTTGGACCTTCAGTTTCGTTTAATGCTTCTGCGTACAATAGGTAGAGGTCTGCCAATCTTATTTCTGGCCAAGCGTAAGACCTGTAAGGCTCTCCTGTTGAATTTGTCATGCGCCAATCTACTAGTTTTTTAATATAGTATCCAGAAACATTGTAAAGCACCCCTGCGTTGCTACCGGCATAGTCATTATATTTAGCTCGTATAACCCAAGTGTTTTCATCGGATTTGGATGGGCTGTCTCGTTTATAAAAAGTACTGCCATCAAACCCTAAATTAGCATAAAATCGTGGTTCTCTGTCAAAATTTATTCGTGCTGTTTGGAAGCCTTCTTCTATGTTATAACTCTCCTCTGTTGTGGCAAGCCTTAATTCTGTTTCGTTAGTGAAGTTCAATGTTTTGTCTTCATTAATAGGAACGCCATTTTTAGTATAAAATAGTTTGGCTATTTTTAGTGGTGGCGACAAAATCTTTTGTGCAAGTGTATGGTTATATTCTGCACTTACTGGAACCATACAGTA from Tamlana crocina includes:
- a CDS encoding DUF5000 domain-containing lipoprotein, with amino-acid sequence MKNIILKYCLAIVCLAMQMSCSDDQNEHSPLSNDNSVPGQVTNITVTNLSGKSEINYALPDDDNLLYVKAIYKLDNGTDMEVKSSYYKKSLVIDGFAEAGPRDITLYSVSRNEVESDPVVVTINPKESPLFDIFRSLEVGPDFGGLFVEADNPDRTDIAILVMEKDDNGDWVTNGNSIYTSTNEIFRTIRGLDTLDYEFAFTIRDRFLNTSDTLFQTIKPIYETEIPRTQYSGYPLPGDAPTDDFGFGLDRLFDNNFRGWPRIYITDAAPPPPHAFTIDLGQEVKISRVKIWDYPQQTSSGFFYYWQFNMRKFEIWGSNSPNTNGSWDSWELLGTYEVIKPSGLPLTQQNNEDIEFAQDGFNWPIPITAPKYRYLRINNLENWAGSGRLAIAEMRVYGDTR
- a CDS encoding IS256 family transposase, encoding MKKEDFLNDDFLKQFKTGDELTSFLKSIQKRGIEKMLEGELDAHLDYERHQQSDNSNTRNGYASKKIKTALGETNIKVPRDREASFNPMLVPKRTNMVDGIENVIISLYAKGMSNSDIEEQIREVYDFDVSTSTISRITDKVTNDIVAWQNRPLEPVYLITWMDGIVFKVRENSKVINKTMYIAVGLRRDGKKEVLGLWLGKNESAAFWMSVLTDMKARGVQDLLITATDNLNGFTDTIKNVFPESKTQICVVHQIRNACRYVVWKDKKEFTKDMKSIYDAPTKSAAKAALEDFAQKWEHKYSYAIKSWRDNWEELTAFYEFPLEIRKIIYTTNLIENLNGKIRKYTKNKLSFPTDEAVMKSTFLAIREATKKWSMPIRNWGIILNQFLTIFEKRVRL
- a CDS encoding DUF4998 domain-containing protein; its protein translation is MIDIIKTIQLLRITFVIAGILALSSCSNQEEDDYKKFVSDGEIIYTGKIDSLKTFSGKNRIKLNGLLSPDPKVTSVKVYWANKKESTVIPVNKEDIAKPVSYIIDGLEENLYNFEIQTFDDDNNSSIPVFITGKVYGNRYQNSLINRPLIKQDLQEESQSAFVEFAPVDLTSGILFSELEYVDSDGDLITIEVPTETESITLEKFTNGNTFKYRTAFLPEETAIDTFYTDYKVITPSVPISKPPYFKNGVKPFAVAEFSGIRYGTPKDWIHNEGALNHNGYGVYDNNSGGGIFNLVSGYGEPKLVNAKVYQKMRLTPGTYTYKVVTEGNNYNGVNDQVYATVALGNTLPDVKDVETASSTLGFARISGPANTYTIEFTLTEDFTDIAIGLAATNGIDPSNPDAEPVNINRYMTFASFTLSK